A single region of the Eulemur rufifrons isolate Redbay chromosome 8, OSU_ERuf_1, whole genome shotgun sequence genome encodes:
- the VTCN1 gene encoding V-set domain-containing T-cell activation inhibitor 1, whose product MASLGQIIFWSIISIIIILAGAIVLIIGFGISGTHSITVTALTSAGNIGEDGILSCTFEPDIKLSDIVIQWLKEGVMGLVHEFKEGKDDLSDQDEMFRGRTAVFADQVIVGNASLRLKNVKLADAGTYKCHIITSKGKGNANLEYKTGAFSMPEVNVDYNASSESLRCEAPRWFPQPTVIWASQVDQGANFSEFSNTSFELNSENVTMKVVSMLYNVTINNTYSCMIENDIAKATGDIKVTDSEIKRRSHLQLLHSKASVCVSSFFVISWVLLPLSPYLMLK is encoded by the exons CATTATTAGCATCATCATTATTTTGGCTGGAGCAATTGTACTCATCATTGGCTTTGGTATTTCAG GGACACACTCCATCACAGTCACCGCTCTCACCTCAGCTGGGAACATTGGGGAGGATGGAATCCTGAGCTGCACTTTTGAACCTGACATCAAACTTTCTGATATCGTGATACAATGGCTGAAGGAAGGTGTTATGGGCTTGGTCCATGAGTTTAAAGAAGGCAAAGATGACCTGTCGGACCAGGATGAAATGTTCAGAGGCCGGACAGCAGTGTTTGCTGATCAAGTGATAGTTGGCAATGCCTCTCTGAGGCTGAAAAACGTGAAACTCGCAGATGCTGGCACCTACAAATGTCACATTATCACTTCTAAAGGCAAGGGGAATGCTAACCTTGAGTATAAAACTGGAG CCTTCAGCATGCCAGAGGTGAATGTGGACTATAATGCCAGTTCAGAGAGCTTGCGGTGTGAGGCTCCCCGATGGTTCCCCCAGCCCACAGTGATCTGGGCATCCCAAGTTGACCAGGGAGCCAACTTCTCGGAATTCTCCAACACCAGCTTTGAGCTGAACTCTGAGAATGTGACCATGAAGGTTGTGTCCATGCTCTACAATGTCACAATCAACAACACATACTCCTGTATGATTGAAAATGACATTGCCAAAGCCACAGGGGATATCAAAGTGACAG ACTCTGAGATCAAAAGGCGGAGTCACCTACAGCTGCTGCACTCAAAGGcttctgtgtgtgtctcttcTTTCTTTGTCATCAGCTGGGtactcctgcctctctcc